A stretch of the Chitinophaga sp. Cy-1792 genome encodes the following:
- the hutH gene encoding histidine ammonia-lyase, translating into MVAIGSKALSLEEVYRVLYGGEELVLDAAALQQVEASFTFLRQFSAKKLIYGINTGFGPMAQYRISDEDTFQLQYNLIRSHSSGSGKLMSPLHTKGLMIARLSSFMQAHSGIHPEVVELLRDLINKNVYPCVFEHGGVGASGDLVQLAHLALVLIGEGEVWYEDKLQPTADVYARLGLKPIGIHVREGLAIINGTSAMTGIGLVNLIEAKRLLSWATTISAMINEIVEAYDDHLSSELNIVKKHEGQNKIAATMREVLVGSKMVRHRPDHLYKEHEQEIFKDKVQEYYSLRCVPQILGPVYDTLKQAEATVVGELNSVSDNPVVDHKAENVFHGGNFHGDYISLEMDKIKIAITKLSMLSERQLNYLMNEKLNHKFPPFMNLGKLGLNFGMQGVQFTATSTVAENQTLSFPMYVHSIPNNNDNQDIVSMGCNAAVMTNKVISNTFEVLSIQVMTMLQAVDYLNCQDRLAAFSHKIYTDVRAIFPKFIEDSPRYKDLQQIKEYLLTNQPVTI; encoded by the coding sequence ATGGTTGCAATAGGAAGTAAGGCGCTGTCCCTGGAAGAAGTTTACAGGGTACTTTATGGCGGTGAAGAGCTGGTATTGGATGCAGCGGCTTTACAACAAGTGGAAGCCAGTTTTACCTTTCTCCGTCAATTTTCTGCGAAGAAGCTGATATATGGAATTAACACCGGTTTTGGGCCTATGGCACAGTACCGGATATCTGATGAAGATACTTTCCAGTTGCAATATAACCTGATCCGAAGCCACAGTAGCGGTTCCGGTAAGCTGATGTCGCCATTGCACACCAAAGGGCTGATGATAGCGCGTTTGAGCAGCTTTATGCAGGCACATTCCGGTATTCACCCTGAAGTAGTGGAACTGCTCAGGGACCTGATTAATAAAAACGTATACCCTTGCGTGTTTGAACACGGTGGCGTAGGTGCCTCCGGCGACCTCGTACAGCTGGCCCACCTGGCACTGGTGCTGATCGGCGAAGGGGAAGTATGGTATGAAGATAAATTACAGCCTACGGCAGATGTTTACGCACGACTGGGGCTGAAACCTATAGGCATTCACGTTAGAGAAGGTCTGGCAATTATCAATGGTACATCTGCCATGACGGGTATCGGTCTGGTAAACCTGATCGAAGCAAAACGCCTGCTGTCATGGGCTACTACCATTTCTGCCATGATCAACGAAATCGTGGAAGCATATGATGATCATCTCTCTTCAGAATTAAATATTGTGAAGAAACACGAAGGACAGAACAAAATTGCCGCCACCATGCGTGAAGTACTGGTGGGCAGCAAAATGGTCCGCCATCGCCCTGATCATCTTTATAAAGAACACGAACAGGAAATCTTTAAAGATAAAGTACAGGAATACTACTCCCTCCGCTGTGTACCACAGATCCTGGGGCCGGTGTACGACACCCTGAAACAGGCCGAAGCCACTGTTGTTGGTGAGTTGAACTCTGTGAGTGACAACCCGGTGGTAGACCACAAAGCAGAAAACGTATTCCATGGTGGTAATTTCCACGGCGATTACATCTCCCTGGAAATGGATAAAATTAAAATCGCCATCACCAAACTGTCGATGTTATCTGAGCGTCAGCTCAATTACCTCATGAACGAAAAGCTGAACCATAAGTTCCCGCCGTTCATGAACCTGGGTAAACTGGGACTGAATTTCGGTATGCAGGGTGTGCAGTTTACAGCAACCTCTACCGTAGCAGAAAACCAGACATTATCCTTCCCGATGTATGTTCATAGTATTCCTAATAATAATGATAATCAGGATATTGTGAGCATGGGTTGCAATGCCGCGGTGATGACCAACAAGGTAATCAGCAATACATTTGAAGTGCTGAGTATCCAGGTGATGACCATGTTGCAGGCAGTGGATTACCTGAATTGTCAGGATAGACTGGCGGCGTTCTCACACAAAATATACACGGATGTGAGAGCTATTTTCCCTAAATTTATTGAAGACAGTCCAAGGTATAAGGACCTTCAGCAGATTAAGGAGTACCTGCTGACAAACCAGCCGGTTACGATTTAA
- a CDS encoding beta-ketoacyl synthase gives MNRVVITGLGIYSCIGKDLQAVRDSLYQGKSGIILDPERKAFGYRSGLTGYVARPELKGLLDRRARLMMPEQAEYAFMATREALAQAGMGEDYFEKTPVGLLYGNDSSAKPVIEATDIMREKKDTMLVGSGSVFQTMNSTVNMNLATIFKLRGVNFTVSAACASGSHAIGLGYMFIKNGMQDAVICGGAQEINLYAMGNFDAIAAFSTRESDPTRASRPFDRDRDGLVPSGGAATVILESLESAQRRGATILGEVLGYGFSSNGAHISNPTVDGPVRSLQIALQDAGMKSTDIDYINAHATSTPAGDSSEAKAIYEVFGGNIPVSSTKSMTGHECWMAGASEIVYSMLMMQNDFIAPNINLENPDDDAAKLNIVSRTLNKKFNIFLSNSFGFGGTNSSLIVKGWEGK, from the coding sequence ATGAACCGAGTTGTGATCACTGGACTGGGAATCTACTCCTGCATTGGTAAAGACCTGCAGGCAGTGAGAGATTCATTGTATCAGGGGAAGTCAGGGATTATCCTGGACCCTGAAAGGAAAGCTTTTGGTTATCGTTCCGGGCTGACGGGCTATGTAGCTCGTCCTGAGCTGAAAGGCCTGCTGGACCGACGTGCCCGCCTGATGATGCCTGAACAGGCCGAGTATGCCTTTATGGCCACCCGTGAAGCATTGGCGCAGGCAGGTATGGGCGAGGATTATTTTGAGAAAACACCGGTGGGGCTGTTATATGGAAATGACAGTTCGGCCAAACCCGTGATAGAAGCTACTGATATCATGCGGGAAAAGAAAGATACCATGCTGGTGGGCTCTGGTTCTGTATTTCAGACCATGAACTCCACTGTAAATATGAACCTGGCTACGATTTTCAAGCTGAGAGGCGTGAATTTCACGGTGAGTGCGGCTTGTGCCAGTGGCTCCCATGCTATCGGGCTGGGATATATGTTTATCAAGAACGGTATGCAGGATGCGGTTATCTGTGGCGGTGCCCAGGAGATCAACCTGTATGCCATGGGTAATTTTGATGCGATTGCGGCATTTTCCACCAGGGAGAGTGACCCGACCCGTGCTTCGAGGCCTTTTGACCGCGACAGGGACGGGCTCGTGCCTAGTGGCGGTGCGGCTACCGTTATCCTGGAAAGCCTGGAATCTGCGCAGCGCAGAGGGGCTACTATTCTGGGTGAGGTGCTGGGTTATGGATTTTCTTCCAATGGCGCGCATATCTCCAATCCAACGGTGGACGGGCCGGTCAGGTCTTTGCAGATAGCACTGCAGGATGCTGGCATGAAATCTACCGATATTGATTATATCAATGCACATGCGACCAGTACGCCGGCAGGGGATTCCAGTGAAGCGAAGGCGATTTATGAGGTTTTTGGCGGAAATATTCCGGTGAGCTCCACCAAATCGATGACGGGGCATGAATGCTGGATGGCCGGGGCCAGTGAAATCGTATATTCCATGCTGATGATGCAGAACGATTTCATTGCACCTAATATCAACCTGGAAAATCCGGATGACGACGCGGCAAAATTGAATATCGTCAGCAGAACACTTAATAAAAAATTTAATATATTTTTGTCTAACTCTTTTGGCTTCGGGGGAACAAATTCTTCTCTGATAGTGAAAGGCTGGGAGGGAAAATAG
- a CDS encoding hemolysin family protein, which produces MEVVIIFILILLNGIFSMSEIAMVSARKVRLENQANKGDEKAKAALKLAGNPDKFLSTVQIGITLIGILTGIYSGENIKTDVVAWLNTFPRLQPYSSGLATTLIVVVITYFSLVFGELVPKRMGLAKPESIAKSLAKPMQFLSWLTFPFIWLLSASTNVIVKLFSIQPRDTHVTEEEIKAIINEGTNSGAVEETEQEIIERVFHLGDRNITSLMTHRTDITWLDINEVAGTYQQKIQDSMHSVYPVCDGAVDLLKGVVSIKDLYLVGGKSLPLAQIMKKPLFVPENNTAYQVLEKFKETHIHAAFIVDEYGTFLGMITLNDILEAIVGDMPETEEYDDYNMVLREDGSYLVDAQIPFYDFLAEFDKEDWMNEFEQDFDTLAGFILHHQEHIPKTGEKFTWRGFTFEIVDMDAHRIDKVLVIPPMQTVEEG; this is translated from the coding sequence ATGGAAGTCGTCATAATCTTCATCCTCATTTTGCTCAATGGCATTTTCTCGATGTCGGAAATCGCAATGGTCTCGGCCCGAAAAGTTAGGTTAGAGAACCAGGCAAATAAAGGGGATGAAAAAGCAAAAGCCGCATTGAAGCTGGCTGGTAATCCGGACAAGTTTTTATCAACTGTCCAGATCGGCATCACACTTATTGGTATTCTTACCGGTATTTATTCAGGAGAAAACATCAAAACAGATGTGGTGGCCTGGCTGAATACATTCCCCAGGTTACAACCCTATAGCAGCGGGCTTGCTACTACGCTGATCGTGGTGGTGATCACCTATTTTTCCCTTGTATTTGGAGAACTGGTTCCCAAAAGAATGGGGCTCGCAAAGCCGGAATCTATCGCCAAAAGCCTGGCAAAGCCTATGCAGTTTCTTTCCTGGCTTACCTTTCCGTTTATCTGGTTATTAAGTGCCTCTACCAATGTAATCGTGAAGCTGTTCAGCATACAGCCCAGGGATACGCATGTAACGGAGGAAGAGATAAAAGCTATTATCAATGAGGGTACCAACTCCGGCGCCGTAGAGGAAACGGAGCAGGAAATCATTGAAAGGGTTTTTCATCTGGGAGATAGAAATATTACCTCGCTGATGACCCACAGAACAGATATTACCTGGCTCGACATCAACGAAGTGGCCGGTACCTATCAGCAAAAAATCCAGGACAGTATGCATTCCGTTTACCCGGTTTGCGATGGGGCCGTGGATTTGCTGAAGGGGGTGGTCTCGATAAAGGATCTGTACCTTGTTGGCGGCAAATCGTTGCCACTGGCGCAGATCATGAAGAAACCACTGTTTGTTCCTGAAAACAATACCGCTTACCAGGTGCTGGAGAAGTTTAAGGAGACCCATATTCACGCTGCCTTTATCGTAGATGAGTATGGCACCTTCCTGGGAATGATCACGCTGAATGACATTCTCGAAGCTATAGTAGGGGATATGCCGGAAACAGAAGAGTACGATGACTATAATATGGTACTCCGTGAAGATGGCAGCTACCTGGTGGATGCACAGATTCCTTTCTATGATTTTCTGGCAGAATTTGATAAAGAGGACTGGATGAACGAATTTGAGCAGGATTTTGATACCCTGGCAGGTTTTATACTCCATCATCAGGAACATATTCCTAAGACGGGCGAGAAATTCACCTGGAGAGGTTTTACATTTGAGATTGTGGATATGGATGCACACCGTATTGATAAAGTCCTGGTGATACCACCTATGCAAACTGTAGAAGAAGGATGA
- a CDS encoding ZIP family metal transporter: protein MNWNYLILVLAATIAGGIIPMTVRRVSANFSIYLLAFTGAFLFGVTIMHLLPEVYHELGHMAGAYIVLGFFLQVFLQQLSHGMEHGHSHIPTETHHHHIAVTPLLLGLSIHAFMEGIPLGFTYEDQSALPSLMVGVAAHKIPEAMTLITVMMHAHKSRKQLWQILIIFALVTPVAAILAGWLGSKSAMVSHYLIYLVALVIGAFLHISTTIFYESGTKHHELSKRKVLAIALGLGLAFLTLIFE from the coding sequence ATGAACTGGAACTATCTGATACTGGTACTGGCTGCAACGATCGCCGGCGGAATTATCCCGATGACGGTGCGGCGGGTTAGTGCCAACTTTTCTATCTATCTGCTGGCATTTACCGGCGCCTTCCTGTTTGGAGTAACGATCATGCATCTGCTCCCGGAAGTATATCATGAGCTGGGCCATATGGCCGGCGCCTATATTGTACTGGGTTTCTTCCTGCAGGTATTCCTGCAGCAGCTGTCGCACGGAATGGAACATGGCCACAGCCATATTCCGACAGAAACGCATCATCACCATATAGCGGTAACGCCGTTGTTGCTGGGGTTGTCTATCCATGCCTTTATGGAAGGTATCCCGCTGGGCTTCACCTATGAAGACCAGTCTGCCCTGCCGTCGCTGATGGTTGGGGTTGCTGCGCATAAGATCCCGGAAGCGATGACGCTGATCACCGTGATGATGCATGCGCATAAAAGCCGTAAACAATTGTGGCAGATATTGATCATCTTTGCATTGGTGACACCTGTGGCTGCCATCCTGGCCGGATGGCTGGGAAGTAAATCAGCGATGGTGTCGCATTATCTGATCTATCTTGTGGCCCTGGTTATCGGTGCATTTCTGCATATTTCAACAACAATTTTTTACGAATCAGGTACCAAACACCACGAGCTGAGCAAGCGTAAAGTACTGGCAATAGCACTTGGACTGGGACTGGCATTTCTTACCCTTATATTTGAATAA
- a CDS encoding phosphatase PAP2 family protein: MLESLLRGDLRLFLHINGQWHNGVLDVIMPMLREPFMWAPLYLFLALFVTINYGWKGLFWIAFFLITFGVSDQASLFLKEYIGRLRPCRDPIVSHYTRVLVVYCPRSGSFTSNHAANHFALAMFCFLTLKSSFGRYTWLFFLWAAAISYAQVYVGVHYPLDVTGGGVMGAFFGFLSGSFFKRRIKLELKPELTT; encoded by the coding sequence ATGCTAGAATCACTACTTCGCGGCGATCTCAGGTTATTTTTACATATCAACGGGCAGTGGCATAACGGCGTGTTGGATGTGATCATGCCCATGTTGCGGGAGCCTTTTATGTGGGCGCCGCTCTATTTATTCCTGGCTTTGTTTGTTACTATTAACTATGGCTGGAAAGGGCTTTTCTGGATCGCTTTTTTCCTGATAACATTCGGGGTGTCAGACCAGGCAAGTCTGTTCCTGAAGGAATATATCGGGCGTTTACGGCCCTGCCGGGACCCGATTGTATCGCACTATACCCGTGTTTTGGTGGTGTATTGTCCGAGGAGCGGGAGCTTTACTTCCAATCACGCAGCCAACCATTTTGCGCTGGCTATGTTTTGTTTCTTAACTTTAAAATCATCTTTCGGCCGATATACCTGGTTATTTTTCCTTTGGGCAGCAGCGATCAGCTATGCCCAGGTATATGTAGGTGTTCACTATCCCCTGGATGTTACCGGTGGGGGCGTGATGGGCGCTTTCTTCGGGTTTCTGAGCGGTAGCTTCTTCAAGCGCCGTATAAAGCTGGAACTGAAACCTGAACTGACAACATGA
- a CDS encoding phosphopantetheine-binding protein: protein MELKEVITVTNKFLVEEFEADLDAIKPEANLKATLDLDSLDYIDMVVVIEDNFGFKVKPEDFQSIVTFQDFYDYVTARIQQKELV from the coding sequence ATGGAACTGAAAGAAGTAATAACTGTCACCAACAAGTTTTTAGTAGAGGAGTTTGAAGCTGACCTCGACGCAATTAAGCCTGAAGCTAATTTGAAAGCTACACTGGACTTAGATAGTCTGGACTATATCGACATGGTAGTAGTGATTGAAGATAATTTTGGTTTTAAAGTAAAGCCTGAAGACTTTCAGAGCATTGTCACCTTCCAGGATTTTTACGATTACGTCACTGCTCGTATTCAGCAAAAAGAACTAGTATAA
- a CDS encoding bifunctional 2-polyprenyl-6-hydroxyphenol methylase/3-demethylubiquinol 3-O-methyltransferase UbiG — protein sequence MEAEKSWFKDWFNSPYYHLLYSNRDEKEAASFIDKLIAYLQPGPDAEMLDVACGRGRHAKYLADKGYCVTGIDLSTESINAAKKLENSHLSFFQHDMRLPFRVNYFDVVFNFFTSFGYFDTQRDNDNALRTLKNALKPGGKLVLDYLNSNYVAAHLVKAEVVEKDNVVFDIHRELKDRKFLKEINILDKEKLRRLQYTESVNAFTRTDFEEMFAHQGLIITEIFGDYHFNSYDAQRSPRLIIIATKSQPC from the coding sequence TTGGAAGCAGAAAAGTCATGGTTTAAAGATTGGTTTAATTCTCCCTATTATCATTTGCTGTACAGCAATCGTGATGAAAAGGAGGCTGCTTCATTCATTGACAAACTCATTGCCTACCTGCAGCCTGGTCCGGATGCAGAAATGCTGGATGTGGCCTGTGGCCGTGGCCGCCATGCGAAATACCTGGCAGACAAGGGCTACTGTGTTACCGGTATCGACCTGTCCACAGAGAGCATCAACGCCGCTAAGAAGTTGGAAAACAGTCATCTGAGCTTCTTTCAGCATGATATGCGCCTGCCTTTCCGGGTAAATTACTTTGATGTAGTCTTTAATTTCTTTACCAGCTTCGGGTATTTCGATACCCAGCGCGACAATGACAACGCGTTGCGTACGCTGAAAAATGCCCTGAAGCCGGGTGGTAAGCTGGTGCTGGACTACCTGAACAGCAACTATGTGGCGGCACATCTTGTTAAAGCTGAAGTGGTGGAGAAGGACAATGTGGTGTTTGATATCCACCGGGAGCTGAAGGACAGGAAGTTTCTGAAAGAAATTAATATACTTGATAAGGAGAAGCTGAGGAGATTGCAATATACAGAGAGTGTGAATGCTTTTACCAGAACAGATTTTGAAGAGATGTTTGCCCATCAGGGTTTAATAATAACCGAAATTTTCGGGGACTATCATTTTAACAGCTATGATGCGCAGCGTTCACCGAGGCTGATCATCATCGCTACAAAATCGCAGCCATGCTAG
- the fabG gene encoding 3-oxoacyl-ACP reductase FabG — MKCALITGGSRGIGRAVCVKMAELGYHVLINYKGNEAAAQETLEAVKNAGSTGELLQFNVGEAEEVKSVLGGWIESHKEDQIEVLVNNAGIREDGLMFMMSEAQWSNVLNISLNGFYHVTKQVLSSMLMKRYGRIINMVSLSGIKGLAGQTNYSAAKAGVIGATKALAQEIAKRGVTVNAVAPGFIKTDMTAELNEKELAAQVPMNRFGTAEEVAEAVAFFASKGASYITGEVLSINGGLYT, encoded by the coding sequence ATGAAATGTGCGTTAATTACAGGTGGTTCCAGGGGTATAGGCAGAGCGGTATGTGTGAAGATGGCGGAACTGGGCTACCATGTGCTTATCAATTATAAGGGCAATGAAGCAGCGGCACAGGAAACGCTGGAAGCTGTGAAAAATGCCGGGAGTACGGGAGAATTATTGCAATTCAATGTAGGCGAGGCAGAAGAAGTGAAAAGTGTATTGGGAGGCTGGATAGAATCGCATAAAGAAGACCAGATCGAAGTATTGGTGAACAATGCAGGTATCCGTGAGGATGGCCTGATGTTCATGATGAGCGAAGCACAATGGTCCAACGTATTGAATATCAGCTTAAATGGCTTTTACCATGTTACCAAGCAGGTATTAAGCAGTATGTTGATGAAGCGTTACGGAAGGATTATCAATATGGTGTCGTTGTCCGGTATTAAGGGACTGGCGGGCCAGACCAACTATTCAGCCGCCAAGGCGGGCGTAATAGGCGCCACCAAAGCATTGGCGCAGGAAATTGCTAAACGTGGAGTAACTGTCAACGCCGTAGCACCAGGTTTTATAAAAACAGATATGACTGCCGAGCTGAATGAAAAGGAGCTCGCAGCACAAGTGCCAATGAACCGTTTCGGTACCGCCGAAGAAGTAGCAGAAGCAGTGGCTTTCTTTGCTTCAAAGGGCGCCTCTTACATTACCGGGGAGGTATTGAGTATCAACGGAGGTTTATATACCTGA